One segment of Triticum aestivum cultivar Chinese Spring chromosome 2A, IWGSC CS RefSeq v2.1, whole genome shotgun sequence DNA contains the following:
- the LOC123189061 gene encoding U6 snRNA-associated Sm-like protein LSm6, with protein MSTGGADKSGTGGGGAGGPVKTPSDFLKSIRGRPVVVKLNSGVDYRGILACLDGYMNIAMEQTEEYVNGQLKNKYGDAFIRGNNVLYISTSKRPLTDGA; from the exons ATGAGCACCGGCGGCGCGGACAAGTccggcaccggcggcggcggagctggtgGGCCGGTGAAGACGCCGTCAGACTTCCTCAAGTCGATCAGGGGCCGCCCCGTCGTCGTTAAACTCAACTCAGGCGTCGACTACCGAG GTATTCTGGCTTGTCTGGATGGCTATATGAACATCGCGATGGAGCAAACCGAAGAGTACGTGAACGGCCAACTGAAGAACAAATATGGCGACGCCTTCATAAGAGGCAACAACG TCCTATACATCAGCACGTCAAAGCGGCCCCTCACCGACGGAGCATAG